Proteins found in one Plasmodium knowlesi strain H genome assembly, chromosome: 12 genomic segment:
- a CDS encoding phosphoribosylpyrophosphate synthetase, putative translates to MTFFHPKICNTAKWYKRSNFFNHGNYERTLAVLLSSSVVYYCTLRDEDKRRELKSQVKNVKKDLSTFLLGGQWNSGNESLFRSKNISFCDTNKKGFRHPLWRSEEKRPIEKMENAILFSGSSNPLLSKNIADHLGTILGRVHLKRFADGEVSMQFLESIRGKDVYIIQPTCPPVNENLIELLLMISTCRRASAKKITAVIPYYGYARQDRKLSSRVPISAADVARMIEAMGVDRVVAIDLHSGQIQGFFGPRVPVDNLEAQLIGLDYFTKKDLYKPVIVSPDAGGVYRARKFQDGLNHRGISECGIAMLIKQRTKPNEIEKMDLVGNVYDSDVIIVDDMIDTSGTLCEAAKQLKKHGARRVFAFATHGLFSGPAIERIENSPLEEVVVTDTVKSNKNIDSCKKITKLSVSVLVADAIRRIHQKESLNDLFNMKG, encoded by the coding sequence ATGACATTTTTTCACCCGAAAATATGCAACACAGCAAAGTGGTACAAGAGAAGTAACTTCTTCAATCATGGCAATTACGAAAGAACATTAGCTGTATTGTTAAGCAGTAGTGTCGTGTACTACTGTACACTGAGAGATGAGGATAAGAGAAGGGAGTTAAAATCACaggtgaaaaatgtaaagaaggACCTAAGTACATTCCTCTTAGGGGGGCAATGGAACAGTGGAAATGAATCCCTGTTcagaagtaaaaatatatctttcTGCGACACcaacaaaaaaggatttcGTCACCCTTTGTGGAGatcagaagaaaagagaccaattgaaaaaatggaaaatgccATTCTCTTCAGTGGTTCCTCCAACCCATTgttaagtaaaaatattgcaGACCATTTAGGCACCATATTGGGAAGAGTACACCTGAAGAGATTCGCAGATGGTGAAGTCTCCATGCAATTCTTGGAGAGTATCCGGGGCAAAGATGTATACATTATACAACCAACCTGCCCACCAGttaatgaaaatttgattGAGCTGTTACTAATGATTTCCACATGTAGGAGAGCATCTGCTAAAAAAATCACTGCAGTCATTCCGTACTATGGTTATGCAAGACAGGATAGAAAACTAAGTTCTAGAGTACCAATATCAGCAGCTGATGTTGCCAGGATGATAGAAGCCATGGGCGTAGATCGTGTTGTAGCTATTGACTTACACTCAGGACAAATACAAGGGTTCTTTGGACCCAGAGTACCAGTCGATAACCTGGAAGCTCAACTCATAGGATTAGATTATTTTACAAAGAAGGATTTATATAAACCTGTTATTGTTTCTCCTGATGCGGGGGGAGTATATCGAGCAAGGAAGTTTCAAGATGGACTAAACCATAGAGGAATAAGTGAATGTGGAATAGCTATGTTAATTAAACAAAGGACGAAACCAAATGAAATTGAGAAAATGGATTTGGTTGGAAATGTATACGATTCTGATGTAATCATTGTTGATGATATGATTGATACCTCTGGAACTTTATGTGAGGCTGCTAAGCAACTAAAAAAACATGGTGCCAGGAGAGTTTTCGCTTTCGCTACACATGGTCTTTTTTCAGGGCCTGCTATTGAGAGAATTGAAAATTCACCCCTGGAGGAAGTTGTCGTGACGGACACTGTCAAATCGAACAAAAATATCGACAGCTGTAAGAAGATTACAAAGTTGAGTGTCTCTGTACTTGTCGCCGACGCAATAAGACGTATCCACCAAAAGGAGTCCCTCAATGATCTTTTCAACATGAAGGGGTAG
- a CDS encoding U6 snRNA-associated Sm-like protein LSm6, putative, which translates to MSSNSPKDFVQSLKGRVVIVRLNNGSDFKGILACLDERMNVALEQTEEFFEGEFVGSYYDAFIRGNNVFYIRAIDDE; encoded by the coding sequence ATGAGCTCCAACTCCCCCAAGGATTTTGTGCAGAGCCTGAAGGGACGAGTCGTTATTGTACGACTGAACAACGGGTCCGACTTCAAGGGCATTCTAGCTTGCCTGGATGAACGCATGAACGTTGCGTTGGAGCAGACCGAGGAGTTCTTCGAAGGCGAGTTCGTTGGGAGCTATTACGATGCCTTCATTCGAGGCAACAACGTGTTTTACATACGCGCCATCGATGATGAGTAG
- a CDS encoding L-lactate dehydrogenase: MAPKPKIVLVGSGMIGGVMATLIVQKNLGDVVMFDVVKNMPQGKALDTSHSNVMAYSNCKVTGSNSYEDLEGADVVIVTAGFTKAPGKSDKEWNRDDLLPLNNKIMIEIGGHIKKLCPNAFIIVVTNPVDVMVQLLFEHSGVPKNKIIGLGGVLDTSRLKYYLSQKLNVCPRDVNALIVGAHGNKMVLLKRYITVGGIPLQEFINNKKITDEEVEAIFDRTVNTALEIVNLLASPYVAPAAAIIEMAESYLKDIKKVLVCSTLLEGQYGHKNIFGGTPLVIGGTGVEQVIELQLTAEEKAKFDEAVAETKRMKALI; the protein is encoded by the coding sequence ATGGCGCCAAAACCCAAAATCGTCCTTGTTGGATCCGGTATGATCGGAGGAGTGATGGCTACGTTGATTGTTCAGAAGAACTTGGGTGATGTGGTCATGTTTGATGTCGTGAAGAACATGCCCCAAGGAAAAGCGTTAGATACATCCCACTCCAATGTGATGGCGTACTCCAACTGTAAAGTCACAGGATCTAACTCCTATGAAGACTTGGAGGGAGCTGACGTAGTAATTGTGACAGCAGGTTTCACGAAGGCACCTGGAAAGAGTGACAAGGAATGGAACCGAGATGACCTACTCCCACTGAACAACAAAATTATGATTGAAATAGGAGGACACATAAAGAAGTTGTGCCCAAATGCTTTTATCATCGTTGTCACAAACCCAGTTGATGTCATGGTGCAGCTGCTCTTCGAACATTCCGGTGTAccaaagaataaaattatcgGATTAGGTGGTGTTTTAGATACATCTAGGTTGAAGTACTATTTGTCACAGAAATTAAATGTCTGCCCTAGAGATGTGAATGCACTTATTGTCGGTGCACACGGAAATAAAATGGTGCTTCTGAAAAGATACATCACTGTAGGAGGTATTCCACTTCAAGAATTTattaacaacaaaaaaattactgaTGAGGAGGTGGAAGCCATCTTTGACAGAACCGTGAACACTGCATTGGAGATTGTTAACCTTCTTGCCTCACCATATGTTGCACCCGCTGCAGCTATTATCGAAATGGCTGAATCTTATTTGAAAGATATTAAGAAGGTTCTTGTCTGTTCCACTTTATTGGAGGGTCAATATGGCCACAAGAATATCTTTGGTGGTACTCCTCTTGTTATCGGAGGAACCGGAGTTGAGCAGGTCATTGAGTTGCAACTCACTGCAGAGGAAAAGGCCAAGTTTGACGAAGCTGTGGCGGAAACCAAAAGAATGAAGGCACTCATTTAA
- a CDS encoding dihydrofolate synthase/folylpolyglutamate synthase, putative, with translation MVSGKDETSVQGYAECLRKLYGTHSLKLGLERTKVLSECFGNPGDTYKTVHVAGTNGKGSVSHKISMCLRMRNYKVGLFTSPHVFSIRERMKVNDECICQEEFVSLVQDVLKKAEELDMNPTFFEIITIVAFLFFKSKKVDYAVIETGIGGRLDATNILKKPELVVITSIGYDHQQLLGDHLNSICEEKIGIIKDSTNVIIGPSVSIYKSVFNRAKDLNCVLHVVPPEPRGESFNEENTRIATEALKILKVNISSDPILKTVVSLKPPLRMQYLAIEQVEHVKKKISPSFGISTNANAKSIGTCLPLAVILDVGHNETAINRLCQEINYFHKGKPIRVCVSATRPRSLAIFQPLVAHFQGFLQDILYLPCMNERTYDFCEVSNMLSKDEQITQELRGHLLRSAEKVTSWLENARKEDSSEGNLYTRGIIPLIVKNAFLNCCQENSILLICGTFFMFEEVLAVLDIHSDLQDPISMNEPSST, from the exons atggtTAGCGGAAAAGATGAGACATCAGTACAGGGGTACGCAGAGTGCCTGAGAAAGCTATATGGAACACATTCGCTAAAACTGGGACTAGAAAGAACCAAGGTACTAAGCGAGTGCTTCGGCAACCCAGGGGATACGTACAAGACGGTTCATGTGGCTGGGACGAATGGAAAAGGCTCCGTGTCACACAAAATAAGTATGTGTTTAAGAATGCGTAACTACAAAGTAGGTCTCTTTACATCACCACATGTGTTCTCCAtaagagaaagaatgaaagtAAATGATGAGTGCATATGTCAAGAAGAATTTGTCTCTCTGGTTCAAGATGTTCTGAAAAAAGCAGAGGAGCTGGACATGAATCCAACATTCTTTGAAATAATAACAATCGTTgcatttctgtttttcaaGTCGAAGAAGGTAGATTATGCAGTTATTGAGACGGGGATTGGAGGTCGACTGGATGCAACGAACATTCTGAAGAAGCCCGAATTAGTTGTTATCACGTCCATTGGTTATGACCACCAACAATTGCTAGGAGATCATCTCAATTCTATttgcgaagaaaaaatcggCATAATTAAAGACAGCACAAATGTTATCATTGGTCCTTCTGTATCGATCTATAAAAGCGTCTTCAACAGAGCCAAGGATTTGAACTGTGTCCTTCATGTCGTACCACCAGAACCTCGTGGAGAATCCTTTAACGAGGAGAATACAAGAATAGCAACAGAGGCACTCAAGATATTAAAGGTGAATATCTCCTCGGATCCTATTTTGAAAACAGTCGTCTCTCTTAAGCCTCCACTAAGGATGCAGTACCTTGCTATTGAACAGGTTGAACAtgttaagaagaaaatatctCCATCTTTTGGAATTTCCACTAATGCGAATGCAAAGAGTATTGGCACCTGCCTCCCCTTAGCTGTCATCCTAGATGTCGGTCACAACGAAACAGCTATCAATCGGCTCTGCCAAGAAATAAACTATTTCCACAAGGGAAAGCCTATACGGGTCTGTGTCTCGGCGACCCGCCCACGTAGCTTGGCAATCTTTCAGCCCCTCGTTGCGCACTTCCAGGGATTCCTCCAG GATATTCTCTACCTCCCCTGCATGAACGAACGCACATACGACTTCTGTGAAGTTTCGAACATGCTCAGTAAAGATGAACAAATAACACAAGAACTGCGCGGGCATTTACTCCGCAGTGCAGAGAAGGTAACTTCGTGGCTGGAAAATGCCCGCAAGGAGGACTCATCGGAAGGAAACCTCTACACACGTG GCATAATCCCCCTGATTGTGAAGAATGCCTTCCTGAATTGTTGCCAGGAAAATTCCATTTTACTTATCTGTGGAACCTTTTTCATGTTTGAAGAAGTTCTAGCCGTCCTTGATATCCACTCGG ATCTGCAGGACCCCATTTCGATGAACGAACCATCTTCTACTTGA
- a CDS encoding snare-like protein has product MNDFPGALPNSERSSKVALYAILIYKHDVTKPVFLSAAVDLSSFPFFHRSSLKEHIFFHSRLVCSRTPKGNREVIELESGIGHMHVYTNKDTNVSVLVLSTKTYPLRIAFGLIDTTQRLFHQKCRTKYEHVTEDLMEGALFTTDLMELLKKYQNPTEADKLSRVQKDLDEVKDVMLKNIDDLLQRGEKLDDLMKKSQDLSNSSYQFYRQAKKNNQCCKLY; this is encoded by the exons ATGAACGACTTCCCAGGCGCCCTCCCCAACAGCGAGCGGTCAAGCAAAGTTGCGCTATACGCTATTCTGATTTATAAGCACGATGTGACGAAGCCAGTGTTCCTTTCCGCGGCAGTGGACCTGTcgtctttccccttcttccacCGCTCGTCCCTGAAGGAgcacatatttttccacTCCAGGTTGGTATGTAGCAGGACCCCCAAAGGGAATAGGGAAGTTATCGAACTGGAATCTGGAATAGGACACATGCATGTTTACACAAATAAGGATACCAATGTCAGCGTACTCGTCCTTTCCACAAAGACATACCCCCTACGAATAGCATTTGGACTCATAGACACGACACAGAGACTCTTCCACCAGAAATGTAGAACTAAGTATGAGCACGTAACGGAGGATTTAATGGAGGGGGCACTATTCACTACAGACTTGATGGAACTTCTAAAGAAGTACCAAAATCCAACTGAGGCGGATAAATTATCCAGGGTGCAGAAGGATCTAGATGAAGTGAAGGATGTGATGTTGAAAAATATAGACGATCTATTACAGCGGGGGGAGAAGTTAGATGATCTCATGAAGAAGAGCCAGGACTTGTCCAATTCGTCTTACCAGTTCTACAG GCAAGCCAAGAAGAACAACCAATGTTGCAAATTATACTGA